In Bubalus kerabau isolate K-KA32 ecotype Philippines breed swamp buffalo chromosome 4, PCC_UOA_SB_1v2, whole genome shotgun sequence, one DNA window encodes the following:
- the LLGL2 gene encoding LLGL scribble cell polarity complex component 2, whose protein sequence is MRRFLRPGHDPARERLKRDLFQFNKTVEHGFPHQPSALGYSPSLRILAIGTRSGAVKLYGAPGVEFMGLHRENNAVVQIHFLPGQCQLVTLLDDNSLHLWSLEVKGGVSELQEEETFTLRGPPGAAPSATQITVVLPHSSQQLLYLGTESGNVFAVQLPAFRTLEDRAISSDAVLHRLPEEARHRRAFEMVEALQEHPRDPNQILIGYSRGLVVIWDLQGSRVLSHFLSSQQLENVFWQRDSRLIVSCHSDGSYCQWRVASNSPQPEPLRSCVPYGPFPCKAITKIFWLTTKQGLPFTIFQGGMPRASYGDRHCISVVHNGQQTAFDFTSRVIDFTVLIEVDPAAAFDDPYALVVLAEEELVVIDLQTAGWPPVQPPYLASLHCSAITCSHHVSNIPLKLWERIIAAGSRQSTHFSTMEWPIDGGTSLAPAPPQRDLLLTGHEDGTVRFWDASGVCLRLLYKLSTVRVFLTDTDPNESLSAQGEEEWPPLRKVGSFDPYSDDPRLGIQKIFLCKYSGYLAVAGTAGQVLVLELNDEEAEHAVEQVEADLLRDQEGYRWKGHERLCARPGPVHFEPGFQPFVLVQCQPPAVVTSLALHSEWRLMAFGTSHGFGLFDHQQRRQVFVKCTLHPSDQLALEGPLSRVKSLKKSLRQSFRRIRRSRASSRKRRPAGPPGEVQEGSSRAERTGLQNMELAPVQRKIEARSAEDSFTGFVRTLYFADTYLRDSSRHCPSLWAGTNGGTVYAFALRVPPAERRMDEPVRAEQAKEIQLMHRAPVVGILVLDGHSVPLPEPLEVAHDLSKSPDMQGSHQLLVVSEEQFKVFTLPKVSARLKLKLTALEGSRVRRVSAARFGSCRAEDYGEHHLAVLTNLGDVQVVSLPLLKPQVRYSCIRREDVSGIASCVFTKYGQGFYLISPSEFERFSLSTKWLVEPRCLVDSAESKNRSRPRNGSGPEKSLGRARNSGSQSDGEERRSGPVMEHALLNDERVLKEIQSTLEGDRGSCGDWRSQRVAVGYSLSNGGAE, encoded by the exons ACGGTGGAGCATGGCTTCCCCCACCAGCCCAGCGCCCTCGGCTACAGCCCCTCCCTGCGCATCTTGGCCATCGGCACCCGCTCCGGAGCTGTCAAGCT CTATGGCGCCCCAGGTGTGGAGTTCATGGGCCTACACCGCGAGAACAACGCTGTGGTGCAGATCCACTTCCTGCCTGGCCAG TGCCAGCTGGTCACCCTGCTGGATGACAACAGCCTGCACCTGTGGAGCCTGGAGGTCAAAGGCGGGGTGTCGGAGCTGCAGGAAGAGGAGACGTTCACGCTGCGCGGCCCCCCAGG GGCTGCCCCCAGCGCCACGCAGATCACTGTGGTCCTGCCACACTCCTCCCAGCAGCTGCTCTACCTGGGCACCGAGAGCGGCAATGTCTTTGCGGTGCAGCTGCCGGCCTTCCGCACGCTGGAGGACCGGGCCATCAGCTCGGATGCTGTGCTGCACCG GTTGCCAGAGGAGGCCCGCCACCGGCGGGCGTTTGAGATGGTGGAGGCTCTGCAGGAGCATCCCCGGGACCCCAACCAGATCCTTATCGGCTACAGCCGGGGCCTCGTCGTCATCTGGGACCTGCAGGGCAGCCGTGTGCTCTCTCATTTCCTCAGCAGCCAG CAACTGGAAAACGTCTTCTGGCAGCGGGACAGCCGCCTGATCGTCAGCTGCCATTCCGACGGCAGCTACTGCCAGTGGCGCGTGGCCAGCAACAGCCCGCAGCCGGAGCCCCTGCGCAGCTGTGTGCCCTACG GTCCTTTTCCTTGCAAAGCTATTACCAAAATCTTCTGGCTGACCACCAAGCAGGG GttgcccttcaccatcttccagggcGGCATGCCACGGGCCAGCTACGGGGACCGCCACTGCATCTCAGTGGTCCACAATGGCCAGCAGACAGCCTTCGACTTCACCTCCCGCGTCATTGACTTCACTGTCCTCATCGAGGTGGACCCTGCGGCTG CCTTCGATGACCCCTATGCCCTGGTGGTGCTGGCCGAGGAAGAGCTGGTGGTGATTGACCTGCAGACGGCTGGTTGGCCTCCAGTCCAGCCTCCCTACCTGGCCTCCCTTCACTGCTCTGCCATCACCTGCTCCCACCACGTCTCCAACATCCCGCTGAAGCTGTGGGAACGCATCATAGCAGCTGGCAGCCGGCAGAGCACACACTTCTCCACCATG GAGTGGCCCATTGACGGCGGCACCAGCCTGGCCCCGGCCCCGCCGCAGAGGGACCTGCTGCTAACAGG GCATGAGGATGGCACGGTGCGGTTCTGGGACGCCTCGGGCGTCTGCCTGCGGCTGCTCTACAAACTCAGCACCGTGCGGGTGTTCCTCACCGACACAGACCCCAACGAGAGCCTCAGTGCCCAGGGCGAGGAAGAGTGGCCACCCCTCCGCAAG GTGGGCTCCTTTGACCCCTATAGTGACGATCCTCGGCTGGGCATCCAGAAGATTTTCCTCTGCAAATACAGCGGCTACCTGGCTGTGGCCGGCACAGCAGGGCAG GTGCTCGTGCTGGAGCTGAACGACGAGGAGGCGGAGCACGCAGTGGAGCAGGTGGAGGCCGACCTGCTGCGGGACCAGGAGGGCTACCGCTGGAAGGGCCACGAGCGCCTGTGTGCCCGCCCGGGGCCCGTGCACTTCGAGCCCGGCTTCCAGCCCTTCGTACTGGTGCAGTGCCAGCCCCCGGCCGTGGTCACCTCCTTGGCCCTGCACTCCGAGTGGCGGCTCATGGCCTTCGGCACCAGCCACGGCTTCGGCCTCTTTGACCACCAGCAGCGGCGGCAGGTCTTTGTCAA GTGCACGCTGCACCCCAGTGACCAGCTCGCCCTGGAGGGCCCACTGTCCCGCGTGAAGTCCCTGAAGAAGTCCTTGCGTCAGTCCTTCCGCCGGATCCGCCGCAGCCGGGCATCCAGCAGAAAGCGGCGGCCCGCCGGCCCTCCGGGAGAG GTGCAGGAGGGGAGCAGCAGGGCAGAGCGGACCGGCCTGCAGAACATGGAGCTGGCGCCCGTGCAGCGCAAGATCGAGGCGCGGTCGGCAGAGGACTCCTTCACAGGCTTCGTCCGGACCCTCTACTTCGCCGACACCTACCTGAGGGACA GTTCCCGCCACTGCCCCTCGCTGTGGGCTGGCACCAACGGCGGTACTGTCTACGCCTTTGCCCTGCGCGTGCCCCCTGCTGAGCGGAGAATGGATGAGCCAGTGCGGGCAGAGCAGG CCAAGGAGATCCAGCTAATGCACCGAGCGCCCGTGGTGGGCATCCTGGTGCTGGACGGACACAGCGTGCCCCTTCCCGAGCCCCTGGAAGTGGCCCACGATTTGTCAAAGAGCCCGGACATGCAGGGAAGCCACCAGCTGCTCGTCGTGTCGGAGGAGCAGTTCAAG GTGTTCACGCTGCCCAAGGTCAGTGCccggctgaagctgaagctgaccgCCCTGGAGGGCTCGCGGGTACGGCGGGTCAGCGCAGCCCGCTTCGGCAGCTGTCGGGCTGAGGACTATGGGGAGCATCACCTGGCGGTCCTCACCAACCTGGGCGACGTCCAGGTGGTCTCACTGCCCCTGCTCAAGCCCCAGGTGCGGTACAGCTGCATCCGCCGGGAGGACGTCAGCGGCATCGCCTCGTGCGTCTTCACCAAATACGGCCAAG gtttCTACCTGATCTCACCCTCCGAGTTTGAGCGCTTCTCTCTTTCCACCAAGTGGCTAGTTGAGCCCCGATGTCTGGTGGATTCAGCAGAATCAAAGAACCGCAGCCGCCCACGCAACGGATCAGGCCCCGAGAAGTCCTTGGGCCGAGCCAG GAATTCAGGGAGCCAGAGTGATGGAGAGG AGCGGAGGTCGGGCCCTGTGATGGAACACGCTCTGCTCAATGACGAGA GGGTTCTGAAGGAGATCCAGAGCACGCTGGAGGGAGACCGAGG GAGCTGTGGCGATTGGCGTTCTCAGCGAGTGGCTGTGGGGTACAGCCTCAGCAATGGGGGAG CGGAGTGA